A single Dunckerocampus dactyliophorus isolate RoL2022-P2 chromosome 2, RoL_Ddac_1.1, whole genome shotgun sequence DNA region contains:
- the atoh1c gene encoding fer3-like protein, whose product MSPRRSLFAPFIPALAEDHHRGRAVLRAKAEDEHQRPPCAILQLRLGPGGALHGHLQADARVALERAQRRRRLAANARERRRMLGLNVAFDRLRSVIPKLESDKKLSKSETLQMAQIYISTLCELLQDAPRPPAEDPQRQDGEPQGEAREDPIQEGGLRPGPHRRAAPELL is encoded by the coding sequence ATGTCTCCACGCAGAAGCCTCTTTGCTCCCTTCATCCCCGCGCTCGCCGAGGACCACCACCGTGGACGCGCCGTGCTGCGTGCCAAGGCTGAGGACGAGCACCAACGGCCCCCCTGTGCCATTCTGCAGCTGAGGCTCGGTCCCGGTGGCGCGCTCCACGGGCATCTTCAGGCGGACGCGCGTGTGGCCTTGGAGCGCGCGCAGAGGCGGCGGCGCCTGGCCGCCAACGCCcgggagaggaggaggatgctGGGCCTCAACGTGGCCTTCGACCGGCTGCGGAGCGTCATTCCCAAGCTGGAGAGCGACAAAAAGCTCTCCAAGTCGGAGACGCTCCAGATGGCTCAGATTTACATCTCCACCCTCTGCGAGCTGCTTCAGGATGCACCACGCCCTCCGGCAGAGGACCCCCAGCGCCAGGATGGGGAGCCGCAAGGGGAGGCTCGGGAAGACCCAATCCAGGAAGGAGGACTCAGGCCCGGCCCGCATAGACGAGCAGCCCCGGAGCTTCTGTGA